TCTCTTAGCGTACAAAATCAATAGTGTTTTGGAGAGTTAGAAAGCTAgtagtttaatttaattctaattaaaaCGTACTGGAGTACTTTATTGTGTACATTTTCTAAAACTAAATTAACGTATGGCAACAATGGGGGGCGTGAGTTTACAGTAAAAAAAAAATGGGGGACGCGAGtgtaaaatagaaaaataattaaagggCGGTGAAAGTCAAAGAGACAATCTCCATATCCAAGGTAAACGTCACCTTAGCCAGAAAGAGcagaataaatttaaaaaaaaggtGCAATTTCCGATGCCACTTTTAGTGGCGTGTTAGCAAAATAAGAACCACTTAACCAGCACGGTTTTTCTCCATCTAGGCCTAACCCAATCCCCATGACGTGTCAAGTGCCACCTACCCCTTCACGCTACATCTACAATCCTATATACTTGACCGTCTTCTACGGTTCTTTCTTCAATTCTCCACGTTAACAACTACTACTGCtactttctttcatttttctcgaAAAAGAAAGACAATTGCAGGAGTTAAAAAGAGTGAAGAGTTCAATTCCACCGAAAAACATAACCTACACCTACAGGCACGCAGAGCAAAGGAATCCAGGGGCCAAAATGAGCCTTTGGGctgcctaatattattctaagattatatttaatataagatGGGCCAGGGCTAATGACATGTGGCCCAGACATATATGACCATTCCAAAATCAAACCCAATTATCATATTCAACAGTTGATCCTCCAAGGCTAAGCCATTTCTTTCTATCATTTCAAACATAAACTGCAACttgagaaaatgaaataaaagcaaTGGTCCTGCGATGTGAATGGCTAAATTTTTTGAACAATTATGTGTTTGGTTACATCAGgcgaataaaaaataaaataaaatgagctCGACCTGCCCAAAATGTCGCAACTCCCAATATAAAGAAAGACATATTGGcacctaaataaataaaataaaaaggaggGAGGGTGGCACAATGAATATCCCACAGAAACTAATTGTTCAATGACAACAGATTAAAATATTCAAAACCAGTTTTGCACTCCAATATTTCCTTACGACAGACAGTTGAATCATCACCATGgaatttgtttcttttgaaaaacaAATGCCTTGCTCTGGTGAGTCATGCCATAGATTTAGTCCAAATGGACAAAACATGATACTCACCAGGATAATGAGTTCAATCACCAACTTTCTTTCTTCATATTCTGAGCATAATCTAATCGCCTAATCATCAAAATAACTTATCAAGTACCAAGCCCTGTTGTTTTACAAATGGGGCACCAATTCTTGAGCATCAGCCATTGTTTAATACAGTCAGTGTGAAAATCATGCCCACAGTCCAGTGTTCCAACATCTTCTCCATCATTGTATTCCTCCTGCACAAAAGTAAACCATCAGATAAGCTAATGATAGAGGTACTTGAGGGAATAACACACAAGACAAAATCATTACCTGACAAACGCAACAAGGTTCTGCCTCCACCTCACTCCTTACTGCAATAGAATATTTCCGCTGCTTTAGCCGGTTTAATATAGTTTCTTCGCTCAATCCAGTACTAACATTTCCAATACGCTCTTCCAAGGCCAACAACTCCTACAATTCCAACAACACCGTTGCATTGTGAAATCAATGTACAAAAACAAACGGGAAATTAGTTGGCCCAAAAACTCCTGTTTTACCTCATATGACATGTTATCAACATCAAGCCGCATGTCCCTGTGCCTATCATGAATATCAGCCACTCCAAAAAATACTGATTGGTCAAGAATCATGACATCCTGACGCACAATTAGAAGTCAAACATCAAGTATTGACTTAATGTCATACATAAAAATTCACTCTCTCACAATATTaagattcaatattcacataataTGTGATGCATCAAATGTGGGAAGCCTTAAAAAGAACGCTCTTTTTATTTAACATCATGCACTAGATATACATGGCAtgtcaaatgaaaaaaaaaaaataataataataataaaagaaaagcaGAGCAAGGAGAATTGTTATACATAATAACAGTGCATAGTTCATGGATTAAGCATTTGCCCATTGCATACCACGGGCAACTAATATAAACATGGTGTAGcactttaaaatttttcttatgttAGATTAGGAACTTAGAAAGTCTGTAATTATAATAGACAACTAGAATCTATTAATTGAATCACCAAAAGTGTTCAAGCCATGAACAAGTAGCATGTTATTTACACATAAACATGTATGTTGCTATAGCAGTGAGGGGAACTATTTGATAATGTTTTGCACCATTCTTCCTCTGATTAAACCAATAAAATGTCATCATTTACCGTCATAACATTGCAACTAATGGTTAATGACCTCTTGAATCATCCTTTTAagctaaataaaaataaaataaaataaaaacagttTCATTGCCTCTTGATTAAGTTCTCCAAGCAGGGAGCCAACACCGACAATAACGGACTGAGAAATGGATTATCTGCCGTCTCTCCACTTAATATTTATCAACTTGACATGCAAATAATTACAGCATAAATATGGGGGTCAAAAACTAACCTCAAAACGCAAGCTCTCACCCCTTCGCATGAGATCCAAGACATTGCGAATCTGCTACAGAAATAAAAAAGTCCATTGTGAGTTCCAGAAGAATGCTTGTTTGCTAAGTCTGTCAACATCACAAACTTCGAATGTAAGAAGCACACTATTAATTAATAGACAGACACATACACACAAACAGAGacaggagagagaaacgaggaaGGGGGAAGAGGCATTAAAATATGCAAAAGTTATAATGAGATTTTGCACACAAATATGCTTGCTATTCTCATTTGTTTCTATTCCTTTATCTCATTGGTCATCTTTCTATTAAATCAGTCATTTTCTTGACCATATGACTTATTAATATCGCAATGCTGCTTGATGAATATTAACAAATATGAGTGCTAAATAGTTATACTAAACCTAACAGTATGCCAATTACATTGAATATTTTAACATGAACACACAATTATAGTGCCAACCAGCATAGTTGATGAGTCTCTCAGCATAATAGTGGAGACTTAAAAGATATCACTAAAATTGGCTATTTTTGTAGTTTGAGCAATAACTATATAATTGGAATAAATTACTGTTCTAGTAATTTGCCCCAAGGAAAATCCACATttcaaaaagggaaattcaaAGCTCAACATTAGAGTTCAAGAACAGACCTCAGACACAAGATGCCTGCTTCTTCCTTCACTGGCAGCAGCCAGAGTTCGCAAAGGATAAGGAATTCCAAGTACACCATCCACCTGTCTCTCCATCCACATTGATGACCTTGGATATGATCGATGATGCACTTGGTTACCAACTCCAGAAGAAATCATTGCCTCTTCCGAGGTTCCAGAAGGACCTGAATGCAGTGGAGAATGAGTACTGCTCTGGCCTCCAGAATCAGCACCAGCAGAAGCAAATAGAGATCGACGAACATATTCAGCTAATCTCCGTGAATTTCTTGAAGTAGGATTTTGATGAGAAACCCAAGTTGGAGCTGATAAAGGATGGACAACTGAACTTGAGCCAGACCGTGATGTAGAAGCAACATTTCCAGGAACACAAGCATTTCCACCAGTTACACTTCTGTTTGTTGGATTTCTAACTGAGGTTCTCAACTCAGTTGCAGGCACAAACATAGGATCCCAAATGTTTCTTGATATGCTTCTTGGACTGGCTTCCTCTCTATCATGTAAAGTGATAGAACTTGATGAGCTACCAGTTCTAGAGCTAGAGCTTTCATTCCACCTAAATGACTGAACATTTTGTGGCAAAGGTGGAACAGGGGCAACAGGAGGCTGACTCTGAGGAATCGCACCTTCGACTGCTGGCAGTGACCTAAAGTCCAATGAATGATCAATTGGAAGAAGTCTAGATGAGCGATGGGCAGATGGCACACTTGGGCGCCTAACAGCACTCCCTGTAGAAAATAAAGCAGAGGGAACAGATTCTTGAGTTGAAGGATTTATTCTCAATCGAAAATTTCTTTGGGATGTTTCAGGACGTCCGGCTACTGATGTTTCAGGTCGTCCGGCTACTGATGTGTCAGGAATACCATCAGCAGCTAGTCCTCTCAAACCTAAACCAAGCCTGGGGTTCACCTGTTCAGATGGAGCAGAAATACTTAAGCTGCGACCTGAATCATAGTGAGCAGGAACACCAGGCCATGCACTACTCTCTGAGCACTGAAAGAAACTAGAACTTCCACTCATAGAGGACTGTCCGATATGTCCCTCGATTGCCTTTCTTTTGCATGAATGACGGTGACCATCCAATGAACAAACGGGTCTACCATCACCCTCTTCCAACATGTATTCACTATTTCCAGAAGGATGCAGAAATGTGTGAGAACCACTAGATGGAAGAACCCGCTCATTGTCTGCCCCACCAGACTTGTACGTATTAGAGCTTTCCATGATTTGACCATTATCACCACCATGACCCACAAAACCGGCATTCAGGTTGAGATTCTGTGGAATTGTATTGGAATTGGAACTCTGCACAAATTGAGGGTTCACATTAACAGTGTCCAGTGGAAGAATATTGCCTGGTTCATATTGCCTTTCTCCTAACCTTCGACCAGCTCCAGCAGCACAACTACCTGCCGAAGATGAACATACCCGTTCTGATTTCTGCTCTTCGTGACTTGCATCATTTTGTGCACCACTAGAACTGGGTTCACCCAAACTCCATCCACCCAAATTTTGTCGTTCTTGATCAACAGAATTAACATATGCAGTGTTCATGTGATTAGGTGACAGCATAAAGTCTGCTAGTGGGTTTTCTGCAGGGTTTTGCATGTTATTCCAGCAAATTTGCTGATCTATGATAGCATTACCTGACGTAGATCCATGGTCAAAGTCCAGTATTTCTGGCAAAGAGCCAATAATACCCCTCTGCCCTTGCATTAGGGCTGTTAACAATATACCTTATAAGTTACAGGCAGGAGCTGTAGAAAATTCCAATGCAAACAGCAAATACACACTTCTGCTAAATCTGGCACatcaaatcaaaattaaacaaataaataaacaaatttaTTGTCAAAGAGCTCCACATGATATAATATGCATAAGAATTCAAGTCATGAGAGACATATAAGTATTCCTAGGATTGTTAGCAAGAACAAGAAGCTGAAGAAAATATAATTTACTTTGCCCCTGGAATGGAACGTAGGAATATATCCCAAACCATCCACGTTATAAATTCTGTCAGTTACTTCTACCAGTTCACATCTCCTTTATTTGTTTCGTATTGTAAGAAAGAAGAAAGGGGCGCAAAAGGGTGTGTTATGCAGGTGTTCAAAATATATCAATATTTATTCGCTTAGTTAACATAGAAAAGCTCAGTCtcatctcaaaaaaaaaaaaaaaaaacatttgactTTGGTTCCAAATGCCATGAGGTAGCCTATGCTATTGAATAATGGCATTTTGTGATCTCTATATGAAATAGCCTATTGCTGCTGCCCTACCATTCAGTAACAAATCCCCAGAAGCTATATTAAGAACACACATATAAACTGACAATAATTCAAAGAAACAATCTCAAACATCAGTACCAGACATTTAAAAAGAACAACCGAAGACAATTAAATCGTACAAAACACCCAACAAAAGAGAGCATTCAACTCTAAATCATAATCAAGTTTATTAAAGCAATTAAAAACTGAAATCCCCAATAGGATTATAGCACCGGCACTCCTCCTCACCACCCCCCTCCACCAAACACCACCAAAAAtgcggggagagagagagagagagagagagagagagagagaccaagTTCAGCTGGCTACAAATCCATCTTATTTCTTACTATCAAAAAGGACAAGCAAAATGAGCTGAAAACACAAaggcaaaacatgaaattcagatAAAGTGGCTAAATTTTCATGCTTCCTAAAGCCATATCCGGTCAAACTAGGAAACCCATGAGCGATGTCTAGCTCAAGATCGGGTTGTGTCATTTAAAAAAAAGACACTCATAAATTAAACACCATCTGAAACGGAAAAACTAGTAACACAggtaaaccaaaaaaaaaaagtctttttttttctttaaaaaaaaaaacttttaacaaATTGAAACAAGAACAAAAACCTCCTTTTAAAAAATGGAAAATTTGCTTTACAGATTAAACCAAATAACCAAATAAATTAAGACAAACATTAAGAGAAGTAAATAAaggataaataaaaaatatataacacCATCCATACCCCATCTTATCATCAGCCGATCGAGCCaaagaaacaaaaatcaaatctaaATAGCTTACCTAAGAAATAAGAACAGAAAAGCCCGATCGATCTAACAATCTGCAcccaaaagaaagaaaaaaattagcaaaaaaattttaaaaaatggctaaaaaaaaaaagaagaagaaaatctcTAGTTTCCCAAGGATGCTATTCTATACCTCTTTCTCGAGTAAAGAgagaggaaaaaaaagaaaaatagaaaaagaagAGCAGGAAAACAAAGCAAAACCCCAGAAGGAGAAGAATGCAATGAAAaggagagagagaatgagagaagGAGGGTTTGAAGGAGAAGGATATGAGATGGGGGATACAATGTACAAGAGAGAAAAGAGATTAAAAGAGACAGTAATCGTTAATTTACGAAATAACCCAAAGAGAGAGAAACAAAGAAAGAGCAGTTTCCTTTCCAAACAAAgaacaaaaaaattataaaaaataataagaaaaaaaaaaggacaaagagaagcAACAACAGCATCCATCATTAAAATGCATGGCAACAAACCAAGCTAGAAAGGTGTCCCCAAATGGGCCGTTTAACAAATGACTCTCAGATCAGTGCCtctgtgttaatttttttttaggataaattataattaagttttTGTAGTGTAGTAAAATTTTTGTCTTatgctttaatttatttttaacaacAATTTAAaccttcaatttaatttttttattaataaatttattcatatcattaattattttttatttaaatttttaaaattttattttttaataaaataatcattatatctaaattttatattttatatttaatatttaaataattataaatttataaatatttctttccaaaataaatataaaaatattttatattctataaaatatatgattatttaaatataaaagaaatagacACTTAAATTTAGATGTAAACGTTATTTTATTTAGGTAAAATGCTTAagtcatataaattattaaagtattttgatttctaattaaattttttaatttttaaaaaaatcaaataaattatttaaatttttaaaacatattaaataagttttttattattataaggataaataaattttttaatttttaaaaataaaaatataaaaatttaaattataatttatttctaataTAAATACAGTTAATACCGTacataaaaatcttttaatatacagaattcttattaataattttatatatctaatttataacatttatgtgtatattgctgcatcctacaataaataaatatgttatTTTTTACCGAATAATCGAATAAATTTCTTTACAGAAACTATTATAAATATGATGAACTTATTAGAAAAGTTTATTCAATCACCTAATAAATAACAATCACTATACTTTAAGGTGCATTAGATATTTACTGAAATATTATAAATCATATATATTACATTACTGATAAAGATCTATGCATTATAAGATTTCTATGCATAATCttaattagatttatattaaaaataaattatattttattttttatttatttttaaaagttaaaaatatttatttattattaaaataataaaataatttatttaatatattttaaattttatataatttatttaacatTTTTTAATACTTGAAAAACTTATTTGAACTTGGAAACACTTTAAAAACATAACTATTACCCTCATACTTTAAGTACCAAAACATCTTTGCCTtttgtttataaaataaaaaattttaaaatttaaattattactaaaaataatttagaaattaacttatgaattttgatatactttataaacttaattataatttttttttttagaaaactaTTGCACGCTCAATAAAAATATTACATTTTTTTATATTCATATATATGTTTAGAAATATTCACTATATCTATAATGAGATTGAAACTTAAGGTATGTTTATAAATGAAGTAATCAATTATAGATATATGGATTTCAGATTCAATGAATCTTTCCTTATTATTTATAATCAACCTCTTAATTGTGTTCTCTTGTTAATTTCACCTACCTAAATATTAACTTTTATTAAACAagtcatatttaaaattttattttttaattcacttaatttaaataaaaatctaaatttaaaatttcataatttttaaaaaattaatgttataaaattaaaaataatcaatTACTTTAGTTTAAGACATATAAAAATCTATATAAACTCCTCTTCCATGATATActacatttaacatattataagACTGACGTGTCactattgaaaaaaataaataaatattatattttctatATTCTCCTATTTCTGTGTCTCGTGCTCTCCCTTTCCCCCACGATGGAGCTTCCCTCAAGTATACGATGCATGCAATTGTTCGTGGAGCTTGACTCAGCATGACTCTTCTTCGCCTTGATTGTAGAAATAATCAGGCCAATCTTTAATGGGACTGATGAAAGGGAGGCAATATATAATCGCCGAAGCGGAAGTTTGGAAGTTCAGTTGGCGAAAGAGTCGCAGATGAGGCAGCTATAGATGGGTTTTCTGAAACAGAGGCGGTGATCGGAGAGACAAAGGATCGTCGAGTGGAGGGGTTAGATGAGATGAGCTTCTCAACGACTGCAATtgcagtttgtgtttttggtatgGGAAAACAGGTGCATGAATCAattatttgaatattttatttaaacCCTTCATGGGAAAACAGGTGCATGAAATTATGTTTTGAGTTTGGAATTGGATTTTAGTTCACCAATTGTGtgaaagtttgtgtttttggtttggGTTTTTACGAGTGGGATGAGATTTTTCTGCGGTAGAACAATGTGTTTGATTTCTGGAAAATGatgggaaaaagaaaggaaaattggtATTTGGAAAGAACATTCAAGGGAGTTTGTTTTGTTGGCTttaattcactttttttttttttactatgttTTCATCTGTTTTTTGTGTTCTCTTCGTGGATTTGGGTCTTCATTCACAATTCTACTTTCAACGAATATATCAGCTTTGAAAAATaaaagtttgagagagagagagagagagagcaggaAGGGGGATGAGGGAAGGATTAAAGAATTAAAGAAAAGACCTTCTCCCAATGCGCGCCCTAGCCAGTAGGCAGGCAGCCCCGCCCCACCAGTTCTTTGTTCCCATCTTCTTCACGGCAGGGCCAAGCacctcatttttttctttttacccTCACATCACACGCCTTTTCCCCCCTCCATCCTCTTTCTCTGTGTGTCGCATTTTTTAGgtgaaaaaaattatataaatttttatatattttgcgCACGTGCCACAGAATAATTACTCCGGACCCACCATTAGATGACTTAGACTTTCTTCCCCACCTAAATTCGTATTTTCTTTTGACTATCTATTAATGGTCATTCTTGTCTTTTTATAGGGTTAAAGGAGGAGCCAAACCAAAAGAGTAAAAACATGAGATGGGTGCTTGAGTGGGCTGTCAGCATATATTTAGGCGGAATGGCTGAAGAGAGTATGGCAAAAAAATTTAGTTTGCTCGTTTACCATGAAAAAACGACAATCAATGCTTTGCTTAAAATATGTGTGAATACAGAATACTTTGATATCCTAGCAGGTTCTGCCTCAACTTCCTTTAAATCTCCTCCTACCTTTCATATCTCCATCATGATGTGGGCCGCTTATTCTTTATATCGCTGGTCACTATTTTGtgtccttttctttctttttttcattttctttttgtttttaaagGTATTTTTGGTTTGCTTAATCTGGGTGTTTTTAAATTATATACTTTAGGCCAAGTGGGTAGACTCTAATCCCTCCTTATATAGGATGCTTAAATAACCCATTGCGTAGTTGTACATTTCAAAGTGTTTATTTTAATACTAATCAAACAATACAAGATTGATTATTCTTCCACTCAAGCGGAATATGTAGAAACGAGCCACGTTTTTGGCAAGGAAAAAAATGTTTGCCATCCTAACCATATAATGAAAACACCAAAGCCTCccccactatatatatatatatatatatatatatatatatatatatatatatatatatatatatatatatgaaacgtTCTCCATAAGATGCCAGTGTTATGTTGTGAATGTGTGATGTGTGGTGGGATCAATCACATGTAAAGTTCGCACGCTTTGACAAGGTCGAAATTGCTTTCTAATTAAAATTCGCCTTATAAAATGACTTTAGGTGCAAGGAATATGCTTGCATCCATTAGGGCAAACACCATAGGCcaattggggattaaataaaATCCCCAAATGGAGGACCTAATTGTTAGCTATTACGTAATTACTCTGAGCCGTGTCTTTCATAATCGCTTTCAAGACAGGTGGGTTTGTGACTATTCACGCAATTTATTTCAGGGCAAGGCGAAGGCAAATATTATACACCTTTACTGGATCTGCAAGAACATTTAAGATTTAGATGACCCACTTCATTAACATATGAAAGATTTTGAGGTTGGATTACAAATGGCCGAAACCGTATTTTACTCTTTAATggcaattaattttaaaaaatatctcACCTTATACCTTTACTTTTTAAAAGTGAATCGCAGATTAAAGAAACATTTGGACTAATTCCATTAAAAAACATGAGAGAAAGGAACTGTTTTGGGAGGAGATAAGGGTTGATTAATAGAATGGTCGACGAGAACTTGGGGAAAAAACCAAATTACCTTGTTGTTGCCGCCACCAGCCACAATCAATCATTTTAGACTTCTTTCAGATAATAATAACTACCTCTAGATGAAGCTGGTTCGAACCACAGATTTTTGCATAGCCGCTGGACAGATAATTAAGGTATAAAAAGATGGCAAGCAATTATCATACAAACATCCCAATAGCTGTCCTCCAGCGAATGAATAAAATAAaggtaaaattattatttaatttttatattttaataaaattaatttaattttacattttaaaaaaattatattatttaatttatgttatttgTTTATGTTAAATTActtaattcatttattaaatttttgttatttatgttatttaaattattatttaatttttttattttaatgaaattaattaattattttatatgttttaaaaaatatattattagataaaaataaaaattttattatgtgaagattaaatctatatatatatatatatatatatatatatatatatatatatatatatatatatttaatgaaCCAGCGTGTGGCCTTCAAATTGCAATGAATGCACCGATCAAACCACCATATAAATGTAGTCTATTGGATTATATCATAGAACGCCAAAACCATAAAAGTTAGTACTTTGTGCAGACACATTATGCAAATTTATTGAAGATCAAAGAACTAATAGAAGACCCATGCACCACAAACAATATGTACAAACATTccaacttctctctctctctctctctctctgccttTCTTCACAGCAAAATTGCCATCAGGAAAAATAACAGGATTCTGAAACAGAGATCTCGAAGCAAGACCAA
This is a stretch of genomic DNA from Hevea brasiliensis isolate MT/VB/25A 57/8 chromosome 12, ASM3005281v1, whole genome shotgun sequence. It encodes these proteins:
- the LOC110672607 gene encoding probable E3 ubiquitin-protein ligase RHG1A isoform X2, producing the protein MQGQRGIIGSLPEILDFDHGSTSGNAIIDQQICWNNMQNPAENPLADFMLSPNHMNTAYVNSVDQERQNLGGWSLGEPSSSGAQNDASHEEQKSERVCSSSAGSCAAGAGRRLGERQYEPGNILPLDTVNVNPQFVQSSNSNTIPQNLNLNAGFVGHGGDNGQIMESSNTYKSGGADNERVLPSSGSHTFLHPSGNSEYMLEEGDGRPVCSLDGHRHSCKRKAIEGHIGQSSMSGSSSFFQCSESSAWPGVPAHYDSGRSLSISAPSEQVNPRLGLGLRGLAADGIPDTSVAGRPETSVAGRPETSQRNFRLRINPSTQESVPSALFSTGSAVRRPSVPSAHRSSRLLPIDHSLDFRSLPAVEGAIPQSQPPVAPVPPLPQNVQSFRWNESSSSRTGSSSSSITLHDREEASPRSISRNIWDPMFVPATELRTSVRNPTNRSVTGGNACVPGNVASTSRSGSSSVVHPLSAPTWVSHQNPTSRNSRRLAEYVRRSLFASAGADSGGQSSTHSPLHSGPSGTSEEAMISSGVGNQVHHRSYPRSSMWMERQVDGVLGIPYPLRTLAAASEGRSRHLVSEIRNVLDLMRRGESLRFEDVMILDQSVFFGVADIHDRHRDMRLDVDNMSYEELLALEERIGNVSTGLSEETILNRLKQRKYSIAVRSEVEAEPCCVCQEEYNDGEDVGTLDCGHDFHTDCIKQWLMLKNWCPICKTTGLGT
- the LOC110672607 gene encoding probable E3 ubiquitin-protein ligase RHG1A isoform X1, which produces MQGQRGIIGSLPEILDFDHGSTSGNAIIDQQICWNNMQNPAENPLADFMLSPNHMNTAYVNSVDQERQNLGGWSLGEPSSSGAQNDASHEEQKSERVCSSSAGSCAAGAGRRLGERQYEPGNILPLDTVNVNPQFVQSSNSNTIPQNLNLNAGFVGHGGDNGQIMESSNTYKSGGADNERVLPSSGSHTFLHPSGNSEYMLEEGDGRPVCSLDGHRHSCKRKAIEGHIGQSSMSGSSSFFQCSESSAWPGVPAHYDSGRSLSISAPSEQVNPRLGLGLRGLAADGIPDTSVAGRPETSVAGRPETSQRNFRLRINPSTQESVPSALFSTGSAVRRPSVPSAHRSSRLLPIDHSLDFRSLPAVEGAIPQSQPPVAPVPPLPQNVQSFRWNESSSSRTGSSSSSITLHDREEASPRSISRNIWDPMFVPATELRTSVRNPTNRSVTGGNACVPGNVASTSRSGSSSVVHPLSAPTWVSHQNPTSRNSRRLAEYVRRSLFASAGADSGGQSSTHSPLHSGPSGTSEEAMISSGVGNQVHHRSYPRSSMWMERQVDGVLGIPYPLRTLAAASEGRSRHLVSEQIRNVLDLMRRGESLRFEDVMILDQSVFFGVADIHDRHRDMRLDVDNMSYEELLALEERIGNVSTGLSEETILNRLKQRKYSIAVRSEVEAEPCCVCQEEYNDGEDVGTLDCGHDFHTDCIKQWLMLKNWCPICKTTGLGT